The Populus alba chromosome 6, ASM523922v2, whole genome shotgun sequence genome contains a region encoding:
- the LOC118048088 gene encoding uncharacterized protein, with amino-acid sequence MAVASSDTQSPPPAKSSPQLEVESVKCYSCGFTEDCTPPQISRVRERYQGRWICGLCVEAVKDEVLRSDRLISTEEALNRHITFCKDFRSSSTDPLNQTEHPILVMSRILRRSLDSPRALRSDSSSALPAVDKIDGSSMVQSGICFSALSR; translated from the coding sequence ATGGCAGTTGCAAGCTCAGATACGCAATCACCTCCACCAGCAAAATCAAGTCCTCAACTTGAAGTAGAGTCAGTCAAATGCTACTCTTGTGGATTCACTGAAGACTGCACTCCTCCTCAAATTTCACGCGTTCGTGAGCGATACCAAGGCCGCTGGATTTGTGGGCTTTGCGTGGAGGCGGTTAAAGATGAAGTTCTGAGATCGGACAGGCTCATCTCCACCGAGGAAGCCTTAAACAGACACATCACTTTTTGCAAAGACTTTAGGTCCTCAAGCACTGATCCCCTGAATCAAACAGAGCACCCTATCCTTGTCATGAGCAGGATTCTTCGAAGGAGTTTGGATTCTCCGCGAGCTCTTCGATCCGATTCTAGCAGTGCTTTGCCTGCTGTTGATAAGATTGATGGGTCTTCCATGGTTCAATCAGGGATTTGTTTCTCCGCTTTATCTCGTTGA
- the LOC118048087 gene encoding copper transporter 5: MMHMTLYWGIKVTLLFDSWKTDSWFSYLLSLLACFLFSAFYQYLEDRRIRFKAIAVSNPPQQPPSVNAPLLTPKRRASSAKFATALLFGISSAIGYLLMLAIMSFNGGVFLAIVLGLTVGYVLFRSGDEEVVVLDNPCACA; this comes from the coding sequence atgatgCACATGACCTTGTACTGGGGCATAAAAGTGACCCTCCTCTTCGATTCTTGGAAAACAGATTCTTGGTTCAGTTACCTCCTTTCTTTACTTGCTTGTTTCCTCTTCTCTGCTTTCTACCAATACTTGGAAGATCGTCGCATCCGATTCAAGGCCATCGCTGTCTCCAACCCTCCCCAGCAGCCACCAAGTGTCAACGCCCCTCTCCTCACCCCTAAACGACGCGCGAGTTCAGCCAAATTCGCCACCGCTTTGTTGTTTGGGATCAGCTCGGCCATCGGGTATTTGTTGATGTTGGCTATCATGTCCTTTAATGGGGGAGTGTTTTTGGCTATTGTTTTGGGTTTGACTGTTGGGTATGTATTGTTCAGGAGTGGAGATGAAGAGGTTGTTGTTCTCGATAATCCATGTGCTTGTGCTTGA